Genomic segment of Rattus norvegicus strain BN/NHsdMcwi chromosome 7, GRCr8, whole genome shotgun sequence:
atttttttcatataaaactCATTTCCTTAAGAAAGATGCAATCCTGTGCACTGTATTAATGAATGCATTTTTCACTTGCTGATTCCTCAAGGTATAGATAAAAGGATTCAGAAGTGGAGCCACTGAGGTATTGAGCACAGAAATTCCCTTGGAAATAGATACTCTCTGCTTGACTGATGGTTTAAGATACATGAAGATGCAACTGCCATATGAGAGGGATATCACAATCATGTGAGAAGAGCATGTAGAGAAAGCCTTCTTCCTCTGGCCGGTGGAAGGGATCTTTAGAATCGTCCTGGCAATGTAGGTGTAGGATATAATCACCATTACCAATGTGAGTAAGAGTGTCACTAGAGCTGAGACAAATCCCATTGTCTCTAGGAACTGCGTGTCTGTGCAGGAAAGCTGCAGGAGTGGAGTGGTGTCACAATAGAAATGATCAACAATGTTGGAAGCACAGAAGTCAAGATTCAAGCCTAACAGGAGTGGTGGAAAgatgacaaaaaacccagcaaGCCAACAACTTAGGATCAGCTGCACACAGACTTTATTGTTCATGATGGTCATGTAATGCAGGGGCTTGCAGATTGCCACATATCTGTCATAGGACATGGCTGCCAACAAATAAAATTCTGATGCTCCAAATAGGAAAGCAAAAAACACTTGAGTCAAACAATTACCATAAGAAATAGTTTTGTTTCCAGTTGCCATAATAACAAGCAATTTGGGTATGCATGTAGTAGTGTAGGAAATCTCTAAGAAGGAAAAATTCCGAAGGAAAAAATACATGGGTGTCTTCAGGTGAGCATCCACGAGGGTGAGAGTGATGATGGTCAGATTGCCAGTGATGCTGAGCAGATAGGTAAGAAGCAGGAAGATAAATAACACAGCTTTCCACTGTGGGTCATCAGTCAAACCCGCTATGATGAAAAATGTCACCCTTGTGTGGTTCTTCATTGTGATTTTCTGACTGTTAGATAGCCTAATGGAAGAGAGAGGTGGTGGGGAAGAGGTTATTATTACAGAACTGTACTAGTGATAGGTCATGTTGAAGAACCATAAAAATTGCAAAAGCCCATTTTCAGACACAGCAACATCTCTAACTATGGTTATACTGGAAAAATAGTTTGTATAGTTTCATAGTATCTAGGCATTATTAAAGTTATTAATTTACAATACCAATTTTGGATAAGTTATGatattatttgtttatatctTATATGAATTCACATGGTGAAATTAAAGGAACTGAGAAATACTTGTTTCCATGCTTAAACCTTAAAATTGagatgttattttgttttgttaattttgtttgaataaaatattaaaagtttgCATATACATTCAAATTCACGTGAAATGTATTTtcagctctcccttctcttcctttttgatcccccacacataaacactcacacacacacgcacacacacacacacacacacacacacagatacacacacataccatctTTTTATCTTAATATAAAATACTATCATTACTGTAACCAATTTTGTAGAACAATATCATTCAAATTAATACTTTCATTACTGTTGTCTTATATCAGAAGTCTAAATGAAGCCTAGGAATTGATTTCCTTGCACTTTCAATATATTTCAACtgctttaattttcattattatcCTATATTCTAAGCACTCTCCATTCTAATACCAAGTCATTAGAAATAGTCTGGTAAATCCACTGTGGAAAATATACCATTGTAGTTGTCTTCTGGTGTGGAAGTATTGATAACACAACAAGTGTTATAAATTAATATTGGAGTGAAAAAACACCAAAAATGTAAACATAGAACtatgggatttattttattttggaggcAGAGAATATCAAGACAAAGCCATATGGAAATATATTGAGATACAGATTTTTAGAGATAATCATGAGCTTAAAGAAAAATGTCAGTGAATCTGAATTATTAAGTAAGAGAAACAAATATGGAAATTTTCTCCACCAGTTGCTAGTTCTTTAACATTTTCCTTCTTAGACTAAATATTTTAACAACCAATGATTTTAATATATGTGTGATCTGAAAAGCAGGATCTGAGTTTCAAAATCACTGAGTAGGACAACATAAGTTTTAAGAAATATGTAAAATCTCTGGCCCcccattcaaataaaaaagagGTTAAAGAACCGAGGGCATAGATCAGTATTGCAGTCCTACAGTATCCTGTACAAAGTCCCAGGTCTGATGTTTCTCATGGAAAGAGTGTGCACATACCTGCAGAGGTCATATTGACAAGTAGA
This window contains:
- the Or6c69b gene encoding olfactory receptor Olr1002; this encodes MKNHTRVTFFIIAGLTDDPQWKAVLFIFLLLTYLLSITGNLTIITLTLVDAHLKTPMYFFLRNFSFLEISYTTTCIPKLLVIMATGNKTISYGNCLTQVFFAFLFGASEFYLLAAMSYDRYVAICKPLHYMTIMNNKVCVQLILSCWLAGFFVIFPPLLLGLNLDFCASNIVDHFYCDTTPLLQLSCTDTQFLETMGFVSALVTLLLTLVMVIISYTYIARTILKIPSTGQRKKAFSTCSSHMIVISLSYGSCIFMYLKPSVKQRVSISKGISVLNTSVAPLLNPFIYTLRNQQVKNAFINTVHRIASFLRK